In one window of Pseudomonas putida DNA:
- a CDS encoding GNAT family N-acetyltransferase, whose translation MSTTVRFAVPEDARLLPPIESSAAQAFRVFKGLSWLADSPPIPVERHLELIKRSMCWVAIDADNRPQGFLSADLYGRDLHVHELSVRQTMQGQGIGRKLVQVVQEFVGLKGLRAVTLTTFRHVPWNAPFYSRLGFQIESEQQVDERLSTLLSEEYEHGFPAGSRCAMVWRAGEEF comes from the coding sequence ATGTCCACTACTGTCCGCTTTGCTGTGCCCGAAGATGCACGCCTCTTACCGCCAATTGAGAGTTCTGCTGCGCAAGCGTTTCGTGTTTTCAAGGGGTTAAGCTGGCTCGCTGATTCTCCCCCTATACCCGTTGAACGACATCTTGAGCTTATCAAACGCTCGATGTGCTGGGTGGCTATTGATGCCGATAATCGCCCGCAGGGCTTTCTCAGTGCTGATCTTTACGGTAGAGACCTTCACGTCCATGAGCTTTCCGTCCGCCAGACCATGCAGGGACAGGGGATAGGGCGAAAACTCGTACAGGTAGTGCAGGAATTTGTTGGGTTGAAGGGGTTGCGTGCGGTGACTCTTACGACCTTCAGACACGTACCGTGGAATGCTCCATTCTACTCTCGTCTCGGTTTTCAGATTGAGTCCGAGCAGCAGGTCGATGAAAGGCTGTCAACACTGTTGAGTGAAGAGTATGAACACGGATTTCCCGCGGGAAGCAGATGTGCGATGGTTTGGAGAGCAGGCGAAGAGTTTTGA
- a CDS encoding glycoside hydrolase family 19 protein, whose translation MPITEQQLLQILPNARPVAGIFVPALNRAMARWRIDSRVRQAAFLAQVGHESGQLRNLVESLNYRADRIRQVGQASPAGSRWRSLVPRADELGGKPERLGNAVYGGRMGNGPESSGDGWRFRGRGLIQLTGRDNYRAAGQALGLPLLEQPELLEQPEHAAASAAWWWSQHGLNELADTGRFQDIGSIINTGKPGRVPHGTAERKALYDLAVKVLA comes from the coding sequence ATGCCGATCACTGAGCAGCAGCTGCTGCAGATCCTCCCCAATGCCCGCCCAGTCGCGGGAATTTTTGTGCCTGCACTGAACCGGGCTATGGCGCGCTGGCGCATCGACAGCCGAGTCCGCCAGGCTGCATTCCTGGCCCAGGTAGGCCATGAGTCGGGACAGCTGCGCAACCTGGTCGAGAGCCTGAACTACCGCGCCGATCGTATTCGCCAGGTCGGACAGGCATCTCCTGCTGGCAGCCGCTGGCGATCCCTTGTGCCGCGGGCGGACGAACTGGGCGGAAAGCCTGAGCGCCTGGGCAATGCCGTATACGGCGGCCGGATGGGCAACGGTCCTGAGTCGTCCGGCGATGGCTGGCGATTCCGCGGGCGCGGCCTGATCCAGCTGACCGGCCGCGACAACTACCGCGCCGCTGGCCAGGCCCTGGGCCTGCCCCTGCTCGAACAACCTGAGCTGCTCGAGCAGCCCGAACACGCAGCCGCTTCCGCCGCCTGGTGGTGGTCACAGCACGGCCTGAACGAACTGGCAGACACCGGGCGTTTTCAGGATATCGGCAGCATCATCAACACCGGCAAGCCAGGCCGCGTTCCGCATGGCACTGCTGAGCGGAAAGCGCTGTATGACCTCGCGGTCAAGGTGCTGGCATGA
- the gpJ gene encoding TipJ family phage tail tip protein — MGVALLPEVTGGKGGEKKPKNPVEAPDSLRSTNIAKILLAVGEGEFDGMPTDRDIYLDNTPIMDASGNVNFPGVKWEWRPGSIEQDYIQGIPAIENETTVNVELRSDTPFTRTLSNLQLSRVRVRFSWQRLVSQDSSGNTNGYRIEYAIDVSTDGGAFVESLRSAVDGKTTNGYQRSESVNLPPATSGWAFRVRRITPNANSGTIADQMVIAGYTEIIDQKLRYPNTALLYIEFNAEQFQNIPAVTVNCKAQRWPVPSNYDPETRTYTGIWDGTFKQAWTNNPVWATYGLCVNDRFGLGKRIQPWMVDKWEMYRIAQYCDQLVPDGLGGQEPRYLCDLNLQGKAEAWTLLRDLSAIYRGMVYWAQGSLYMQADMPRAQDIDYVFTRSNVIDGDFVYGGAGRDTHYSRALVSYDNPANNYDTDVIPVTDIALQRRYRDRPVGISAIGCTRASEAQRRGKWALLSNNQDRTVSFKTGMEGANVLPGFVIPVADELVAGRPNGGRISAAAGRVVTLDRDTPIKAGDRLIINLPNGTAQGRTVQSVSGRAVTVTTAYGLQPEPELQWAIDYEDLAVQLFRVLKRVRTTEGEYEFTALEFNPSKFAAIDTGAKLEERPISVIPVTTVPPLASVTLTSGYAVDQGIAVSTMTIAWPAVEGAVAYDVEWRRNNGNWIRLQRVGTTSVDVTGIYAGAYLARARAVSAFDITSPWRDSMLTELKGKEGAPPALAFLNTTSEIFAIRLNWGFQPGADDTAYTEIQMASEPTGQNPLPLGQFAYPTPTYLHSGMAAAVVRYFRGRLVDRTGNIGPWSDWVYGQSSADSSAVLEYLDGKITESHLGQQLLSEIGKISGDGPGSVNERFKAGDKALQSQIDSLSAQLADLAGAEEWKPDQPYLAGTLVKHDGKLYRAKVDVPAGTPVGDAGFWEYLGDYASLGEMVTALAVRVDGVETSVEEINGELTAMASRILGVEAAVSPKMAGATEGWRAGETGSHAGSWSIYSAFAQADMAIAKQVDEVKAQVGGNLARVVRTVETLTDDVSALARDNETLTAQVGDTKAMVEDNAEALVELDGDIRATRNIKVGVDVNGVYYGAGMGVSVENTPEGMQSMIVFLANLFSVMHQPGGTPKSVFAINNGQVFMNSAIINQADIINLIITGELKSANYIPGQQGMRINFVTNEFEINGIRPGLGRMNITHQLLTVYDTARMRMRLGIWG, encoded by the coding sequence TTTCCCCGGCGTGAAGTGGGAGTGGCGCCCAGGCTCGATCGAGCAGGACTACATCCAGGGTATTCCAGCGATCGAGAACGAGACGACGGTGAACGTCGAGCTCCGCAGCGACACGCCCTTCACGCGCACGCTGAGTAACCTGCAGCTCTCGCGGGTTCGTGTCCGGTTCTCATGGCAGCGCCTGGTCAGCCAAGACAGCAGCGGCAACACAAATGGCTACCGGATCGAGTACGCCATCGATGTTTCCACCGACGGTGGGGCGTTCGTGGAATCCCTGCGTTCAGCCGTGGACGGCAAGACCACCAACGGCTACCAGCGGTCCGAATCTGTGAACCTGCCTCCAGCCACCTCCGGCTGGGCCTTCCGTGTTCGCCGCATCACGCCCAACGCCAACAGCGGCACGATTGCCGACCAGATGGTGATCGCTGGCTACACCGAGATTATCGACCAGAAGCTGCGCTACCCGAATACCGCGCTGCTGTACATCGAGTTCAACGCCGAGCAGTTCCAGAACATCCCAGCTGTGACGGTCAACTGCAAGGCGCAGCGCTGGCCGGTACCGAGCAATTACGATCCGGAGACCCGCACCTACACGGGCATCTGGGACGGCACTTTCAAGCAGGCCTGGACCAACAACCCGGTGTGGGCCACCTACGGCCTGTGCGTGAATGACCGCTTCGGCCTGGGCAAGCGAATCCAGCCATGGATGGTCGACAAGTGGGAGATGTACCGCATCGCCCAGTACTGCGACCAGCTGGTGCCGGACGGCTTGGGCGGCCAGGAGCCGCGCTACCTGTGCGACCTGAACCTACAGGGGAAGGCAGAGGCCTGGACGCTGCTACGCGACCTCTCGGCGATCTATCGGGGGATGGTCTATTGGGCGCAGGGCTCGCTGTACATGCAGGCCGACATGCCTCGCGCGCAGGACATTGACTACGTCTTCACTCGGTCGAACGTGATCGACGGCGACTTCGTTTACGGCGGCGCGGGCCGCGACACGCACTACAGCCGCGCCCTGGTGAGCTACGACAACCCGGCGAACAACTACGACACGGACGTAATACCGGTCACCGACATTGCACTGCAGCGCCGGTACCGGGATCGCCCCGTTGGAATCTCCGCCATTGGCTGCACGCGGGCCAGCGAGGCCCAGCGCCGCGGCAAGTGGGCGCTGCTGAGCAACAACCAGGATCGCACGGTCTCGTTCAAGACAGGGATGGAAGGCGCAAACGTGCTGCCTGGCTTCGTCATCCCGGTTGCTGATGAGCTCGTCGCCGGGCGCCCGAACGGTGGCCGCATCTCTGCCGCCGCAGGCCGCGTCGTGACCTTGGATCGGGACACGCCGATCAAGGCCGGTGACCGCTTGATCATTAACCTGCCCAATGGCACCGCCCAAGGCAGGACCGTGCAGTCGGTGAGCGGTCGCGCAGTGACTGTGACGACTGCCTATGGCTTGCAGCCAGAGCCTGAGCTGCAGTGGGCGATCGACTACGAAGACCTGGCCGTCCAGCTGTTCCGTGTGCTCAAGCGCGTGCGCACCACTGAGGGCGAGTACGAGTTCACCGCGCTGGAGTTCAACCCCAGCAAATTCGCGGCGATCGACACTGGCGCCAAGCTTGAGGAGCGGCCGATCAGCGTCATCCCGGTTACGACGGTGCCGCCGCTGGCGAGCGTAACCCTGACCTCGGGATATGCCGTCGACCAGGGCATTGCCGTCAGCACGATGACGATTGCCTGGCCGGCAGTGGAGGGCGCGGTCGCATACGACGTGGAGTGGCGCAGGAACAACGGCAACTGGATTCGCCTGCAGCGAGTGGGCACCACGTCAGTGGACGTGACGGGCATCTACGCTGGCGCCTACCTTGCGCGTGCTCGGGCGGTGAGCGCGTTCGACATCACATCGCCTTGGCGCGACTCGATGTTGACCGAGTTGAAAGGAAAAGAAGGTGCGCCTCCTGCCTTGGCGTTCTTGAATACAACGTCTGAGATATTTGCGATTCGGCTGAACTGGGGATTCCAGCCTGGTGCTGATGACACGGCTTACACCGAGATCCAGATGGCATCTGAGCCCACCGGACAGAACCCGCTTCCATTAGGGCAGTTCGCTTATCCGACTCCGACCTACCTGCACTCGGGCATGGCGGCGGCGGTGGTGCGTTACTTCCGAGGTCGTCTGGTAGACCGTACCGGCAACATCGGTCCGTGGTCGGATTGGGTCTATGGCCAGTCGAGCGCCGACTCGTCGGCTGTGCTCGAGTACCTGGACGGGAAGATCACCGAAAGCCACCTCGGCCAGCAGTTGCTCAGTGAAATCGGGAAAATCAGCGGCGACGGCCCCGGGTCGGTCAACGAGCGATTCAAGGCGGGTGACAAGGCGCTGCAGAGCCAGATTGATTCACTGTCGGCCCAGTTGGCTGATCTTGCTGGCGCTGAAGAGTGGAAGCCAGACCAGCCATACCTGGCCGGAACCTTGGTCAAGCACGACGGCAAGCTGTACCGGGCGAAGGTTGATGTTCCAGCAGGTACCCCAGTGGGCGACGCCGGATTCTGGGAGTACCTAGGCGACTACGCGTCTCTCGGGGAAATGGTCACGGCACTTGCTGTGCGCGTGGACGGCGTCGAGACCAGCGTAGAGGAGATCAATGGCGAGCTCACCGCCATGGCGAGCCGAATTCTCGGCGTAGAGGCGGCTGTCTCGCCCAAGATGGCAGGCGCGACCGAGGGCTGGCGCGCAGGCGAAACCGGCTCCCACGCTGGGTCTTGGTCGATCTACTCGGCGTTCGCGCAGGCAGACATGGCGATCGCCAAGCAGGTCGACGAGGTCAAGGCTCAGGTCGGCGGCAACTTGGCGCGAGTAGTTCGGACTGTGGAGACGCTCACAGACGACGTGTCCGCGCTGGCGCGTGACAACGAGACCCTGACTGCACAGGTGGGCGACACCAAGGCGATGGTAGAGGATAACGCCGAGGCCCTGGTTGAACTGGATGGCGACATTCGCGCGACGCGCAACATCAAGGTTGGCGTTGACGTGAACGGCGTCTACTACGGCGCGGGGATGGGCGTTTCGGTCGAGAACACCCCGGAGGGAATGCAATCGATGATCGTCTTCCTGGCCAACCTGTTCTCCGTCATGCACCAGCCAGGAGGCACGCCGAAGTCAGTCTTCGCGATCAACAACGGCCAGGTGTTCATGAACAGCGCGATCATCAACCAAGCCGACATCATCAACCTGATCATCACTGGCGAGCTCAAGAGTGCGAATTACATTCCTGGCCAGCAAGGAATGAGGATCAACTTCGTCACGAACGAGTTTGAGATCAACGGGATTCGTCCTGGGCTCGGACGGATGAACATCACTCATCAGCTGCTGACGGTGTACGACACGGCGCGTATGCGGATGAGACTCGGTATCTGGGGGTGA